Proteins encoded within one genomic window of Rubidibacter lacunae KORDI 51-2:
- a CDS encoding alpha/beta fold hydrolase: MTQFAGAIAHVETAGAGYPILCLHGHPGRGRSMGVFVEHLAPRYRTIAPDLRGYGRSQVSAPFVMHDHLDDLTALLDRLDIERCLLVGWSLGGILALESILAQPQRFSGTILVASAARPRGTHPPISKLDLLYTGIAGVLNWLKPGWEWNIQQFGQRSLFRYLVQQHTPATYRYLAEEGVAAYLQTSRHAQQALDRAIRAGYDRSANLNRIEVPCLVLMGAEDRHIAAAASRATADLLPDCQWCCYPDTAHLFPWEVPVRVLDDVDAWLHARPDVVGGCSERSRAGANGPS, from the coding sequence ATGACTCAATTTGCCGGCGCGATCGCCCACGTCGAGACTGCGGGTGCGGGGTATCCGATCCTGTGCCTGCACGGACATCCCGGACGCGGACGCAGTATGGGGGTGTTTGTAGAGCATCTGGCACCGCGTTATCGAACGATCGCGCCGGATCTTCGGGGCTACGGGCGGAGTCAAGTATCCGCACCATTCGTCATGCACGATCACCTCGACGATCTGACCGCGTTGCTCGATCGCCTCGATATCGAGCGCTGTCTGTTGGTTGGGTGGTCGCTCGGCGGCATCCTAGCGTTGGAATCGATCTTGGCTCAGCCTCAGCGTTTTAGTGGCACGATCCTCGTGGCCTCGGCCGCGAGACCGCGCGGCACTCACCCGCCCATCTCCAAACTCGACTTGCTCTACACCGGCATTGCTGGCGTGCTGAACTGGCTCAAACCCGGTTGGGAATGGAACATCCAGCAGTTCGGGCAGCGATCGCTCTTCCGCTATCTCGTGCAGCAGCACACGCCCGCCACCTATCGCTACCTCGCCGAAGAAGGGGTTGCTGCTTATCTACAAACTTCGCGCCACGCCCAGCAGGCATTGGATAGGGCGATTCGTGCTGGCTACGATCGCAGTGCCAACCTCAACCGTATTGAAGTTCCCTGCTTAGTCCTGATGGGTGCAGAAGACCGCCATATCGCGGCAGCTGCCAGTCGCGCCACCGCCGATCTCCTGCCGGATTGCCAGTGGTGCTGCTATCCGGACACTGCGCACCTGTTTCCCTGGGAAGTACCGGTGCGCGTACTCGATGATGTGGATGCCTGGCTGCACGCGCGTCCCGATGTTGTTGGCGGCTGTTCGGAGCGATCGCGCGCCGGTGCAAATGGTCCCTCCTGA
- a CDS encoding DUF1825 family protein — MGFFDSDVVQAEAKQLFEDYQALVQLGGQYGKFDRDGKIMYIDRMEALMERYRIFMKRFELSEDFMARMSVEQLKTQLQQVGMTPQQMFDQMQATLERMKSEIPDL, encoded by the coding sequence ATGGGATTTTTCGATTCGGATGTCGTACAAGCAGAAGCCAAACAACTGTTTGAAGACTATCAAGCCCTCGTGCAGCTAGGCGGACAGTACGGTAAATTCGATCGCGATGGCAAGATCATGTACATCGACCGCATGGAAGCGCTGATGGAGCGCTACCGGATTTTCATGAAGCGCTTCGAGCTGTCTGAGGATTTTATGGCTCGCATGTCCGTAGAGCAACTCAAAACACAGCTCCAACAAGTGGGCATGACCCCGCAACAAATGTTCGACCAAATGCAGGCTACGTTAGAGCGCATGAAGTCGGAAATTCCTGACCTCTAA
- a CDS encoding NINE protein: MTALQHWFQQPKNPKLSAVLALVGTVTPLAGLHKFYLGQPVWGAAYLALFWTPIPHVASGVEAVWYLLQGETEFDRRFNPDVPITSAQSTFDPTQVGAAADAIRQLDRLRQEGLLSECEFEQKRRQLLDCIATE, translated from the coding sequence ATGACTGCGCTCCAGCATTGGTTCCAACAACCCAAGAACCCCAAGCTCTCGGCGGTGCTAGCCCTGGTCGGTACGGTGACGCCGCTCGCAGGACTGCATAAGTTCTACCTCGGTCAGCCGGTATGGGGCGCGGCTTATTTGGCATTGTTTTGGACGCCGATTCCCCATGTGGCGAGTGGGGTAGAAGCTGTATGGTACCTATTACAGGGCGAGACAGAGTTCGATCGCCGTTTTAATCCAGACGTCCCCATCACCTCGGCACAGTCCACCTTCGACCCAACACAAGTCGGCGCCGCCGCCGATGCGATCCGCCAGCTCGATCGCCTGCGGCAAGAAGGATTGCTCTCCGAATGCGAGTTCGAGCAAAAGCGCCGTCAACTTCTCGATTGCATCGCCACTGAATAG
- a CDS encoding DUF790 family protein: MLPSNLLVHRQNGESVAPKHLPLDARHRDLALASIACFQAAVGNTQAALDAQLLDLEGDSPDYRLRRGLAHLLKNSFATFEVVSPLEPLLLRERVFAAAAERLPSRDRRDRTLEELSHALSRELGREVLPADIATGLYADLQANRILTQFDAPTPEGLLQRYNLAQVQGIFYRATHVAIDVHRNDPGEYKLLFRYLKLFQLMAYIEGDADCGFTIAIDGPASLFKASTRYGLSLAKLIPALLHVTRWSLKAELNRRNPFDGTRRQGYFQLDSDCSLTSHYPPGKPFDSLLEESFAKRWAKMKTPWQLEREVDLVPIPGSVMIPDFRLVHPDGRSFLLEIVGYWRLEYLRRKFAKVRRANIPNLVLAISERLNLEKAEINTAQLPARVVWFKDKLAPKAVLEAIASDRS; this comes from the coding sequence ATGCTGCCGAGCAATCTGCTCGTCCACCGTCAGAACGGCGAGTCGGTTGCGCCCAAACACCTGCCGCTCGATGCTCGGCACCGCGACCTCGCACTCGCATCGATCGCTTGCTTTCAAGCGGCGGTTGGCAATACGCAAGCGGCGCTCGACGCCCAGCTCCTCGACCTGGAAGGTGACAGCCCGGACTACCGTTTGCGGCGGGGTTTGGCGCACCTGCTCAAAAACAGTTTCGCTACGTTTGAGGTCGTCAGCCCGCTGGAGCCGCTGCTGCTGCGCGAGCGCGTCTTTGCGGCCGCGGCCGAACGCTTGCCGAGCCGAGATCGCCGCGATCGCACGCTAGAAGAACTGAGCCACGCTCTCAGCCGCGAACTCGGTCGCGAGGTATTGCCAGCCGACATTGCAACCGGGCTGTATGCAGATCTCCAAGCAAACCGCATCCTGACTCAATTTGACGCGCCAACCCCCGAGGGCTTGCTCCAGCGCTACAACCTTGCACAGGTGCAGGGGATTTTTTACCGCGCTACCCACGTCGCGATCGACGTTCACCGGAACGACCCCGGCGAATACAAGCTACTGTTTCGCTATCTCAAGCTGTTTCAGTTGATGGCGTATATCGAAGGCGATGCGGACTGCGGGTTCACAATCGCGATCGACGGTCCGGCCAGTTTGTTCAAAGCCAGTACGCGCTACGGTCTTTCACTGGCAAAACTGATTCCGGCATTGCTGCACGTCACCCGCTGGAGCCTCAAGGCCGAACTCAATCGGCGCAATCCCTTCGATGGCACGCGGCGACAGGGATATTTCCAGCTCGACAGCGACTGCAGTTTAACCAGTCACTACCCGCCGGGCAAGCCGTTCGACAGTTTGTTGGAAGAATCGTTTGCCAAGCGCTGGGCAAAAATGAAGACACCCTGGCAGCTGGAGCGCGAAGTCGATTTGGTTCCAATCCCCGGTAGCGTGATGATTCCCGACTTTAGACTCGTGCATCCCGACGGACGCAGTTTTTTGTTAGAAATTGTCGGCTACTGGCGGTTGGAGTACCTGCGGCGCAAATTCGCAAAAGTCCGCCGCGCCAACATTCCAAACCTGGTGCTGGCGATTTCCGAGCGTTTGAACTTAGAAAAAGCCGAGATTAACACGGCGCAACTGCCCGCCCGCGTGGTTTGGTTCAAAGACAAGCTCGCTCCGAAAGCCGTCCTGGAGGCAATCGCATCCGACAGGTCCTGA